AAAGAGAGATCAAAGCTATTTATTATCTCATTTTTTCACTGGACAACTTTAAAACAATCTATTGAAGTAATTGTATGATAATGCAATGACATGAACAACATTATCAACACAATTACATGTGAGCTTTTTTTTAACACATATACCCACATACATGCACATACACTTGCCCTataaatgcatacaaacatcttacccctatgagcacctccgagataCTGAGTCAGCATCACATTTTGATAGTCTCCATAGACCCATCATAGTCAATGAGGACGTCTCCTTGCACTGAACCAACGTCGTCGAAAAGTCTAGAATAAATCCAAAAAATGTGAGCATCAATGAACATGGTGTGCTGTTTCCACAGCAAGAAACCCAACCATAATAAGCAGCCTATTGTCGAGGGCTAGAAAATGGGGCATGCATGCAGTGGGGTGCGGCCAGGGTGGGGAGGCTGTTGCCCGGCGCGTCACGGCCACGTCGAGAtcccgccgctcgccaccaccggcTGCCGCACCGCACCGCGCGCGGCCACCATTCTCCCTCCAACTTGTGTGCATCTAAATCCATCTTCCCTCCTTGCTTTGCCGCCCAATCGACCCACGAAAAGTGCAAACCACCACCAGTCACATAACGTGCGCACTGCACCAAATTAAGCATAGCTGATTAAACAAAAGCGTGTTAATCACATACGGCATTAATCAATCTTAGAAGTATAAGAAACCAGATTACCTGCTGATTTTGGGTGCTCCGGCCACTCAACCAACCAGGCCCTACGACTAATAATTAACCGGTTATCCAAGAACGAATTTGCTACGTACTCGAACTATCATCGGTCGACCCCGGCCGTGATGATGATCTTGACAAGTGACAATGCATGAGATAGCAAACACGACGCACTGATCACATATACCGTACGTATGAATCTAATGAACCAGCTGTAATCCATCAGTTGGTTCGCGTTTTGAGGCCGGCCGGGTGCGTGGCAGAGAGTGCGTGAGCGGGTCGGTCAAGCAAGCGAGCACGCACGTTGCTTGGCTCCCGAAATCGCTCGTGATCTCCCTGCCTTTTCGCCCAAAAGATGGGGGCATCATCGCGGCCTCTCAAGCTAGCTCAAAGAAAACAATTAACAGGAGACCTAAAGCGGGCGACGCATGCCAATTGCAGCCAGTTAGGGCAACTCCAACGGGCGACCCAAACGAACGTCGCTTTTGTCTGCTTTTTGTCCGTTTGAATCACCCGTCCGCCTATCCACGTCCGCTTTTTCCTTTGGGTTGGAAGGCGCGCCTAACATGGAGCAAAACGCATTTTATGCATGTCCGTGTTGGCATTTCCTCAAACACGTAGCAAGCAGGGCAGGGGAGGTCGTAGCGCGCGCGGAAGGCCGACGGGCGAGCTCGAACCCCACAGCTAGGCGGCACGGCGAGCGCCACGAGCATGGCGCGGCGCGGCGAGGCCAGGCCAGGCGCTTGTGTCCAGCCGCCGCACCCGCCCGCTCCCGCGTCAGGCCGCGGCCGCCGCGCCGCTTTCCCGCTGCGACAGCCGTGCCCGCGTCTGCCACGCCCGCCGTCGCGCCCGCGTCCTGCCGCGCCCGCCGCGCCCCCGTCCTGCCGCGCCCGCCTTCGCGCCCGCCGCGCCCCATTCTTGCCGCAGCCAACGCGCCCGCGTCCTGCCGCTCATGCCGCGCCCCATTCCTGCCGCAGCCAACGCGTCCGCGTCCTACTGCTCATGTCGCGCCCGCCTTCGCGCCCGCGTCCTGCCACCGCCCGCCTGCACGTAGCTCGCGTCGCCTGCCCACGCGCGCGTCCCAGCGGATGCGAACTACGGCGGATGCGAACTACGGTCGGGAGCTCGAGATCTACGGCGGATGCGAACTGCGGACGCTGTCGGGGGAGAGGCGTTGCAGCGGACGGAGGAGGGCGCGcggcgcggggaggaggaggctcGCGACGCGGGGACCCCGAGAGCGTCGAGCGGTGCGGGGCAGGGGCGCTCGAGCGGGGCGGAGCACAGGCGCCCAAGCTCGGCGGCGAGCGGGGTGGAGCACAGGCACCCAAGCTCCGCGGCAAGCAGGGCGGAGCACAGGCGCCAAAGCTCGGCGGCGAGCGGCGCGAAGCTAGGAACCCCGAGAGCGGCGAGCGGGATGGAGCATGGGCGGCAAGCGGTGTGGAGCAGGGGCAGAGTGCGCCTCGAGCGGTGGGGAATGGGCCAGCTCATAAAATATGGACAGAGAGAGAGGGATGGGCGGGTGACAAGCGGGCCAGGCCCGGACGCAGACGGACGAGAGCAACAAAGAAAACGCCCACTTTGTGTCCGGCTCGGACCCAAACGTGGCTCAAATTTGGGACGAAAATGGGTCCGCGCGGACACAAAGCGGACGCAAAATTAAAATGGGTCTCTACGTTGGGCCGTCGTTTTTGTCCGCGCAAACCCAAACAGACATGaacggacgaaatgggtcgccccattaGAGTTGCTTTTACAGACTACACAATTATACACAAACTAAACCACATATCGTGTACTGCATTGTGTCCACTATGAATTTCGTCGACTTTTTCGGCACTCCTTTACGATTAGTTCCACCTTTTAATTCGTCCGACCTAATACTTTTTTTCAGCATCTCCTTCCTTTTTCGCAGCACTAGCGATGGATCCCTCATTCGTGAGTGCGGCGGGAAAAGGGGAGAAGGGAAAGAAAGAGTATCCGTTGTAGCTTCTCCGATCGTGTGTCCCTCGGTCTATATAAGCTCGACCGATCGGCTGGGACAAGAAGCAACCCGCTTCAATCCCCGACCCTGGCCCGATCTTCGTGGAGTGCTGGAGTGGTGGTATATAGGCGGAGGACATGGTGAAGTTCTCTAGGGAGTACGACGCCAGCATCATCCCGGAGTGGAAGCCCGCCTTCGTCGACTACAAGGGCCTCAAGAAGCTCATCAAGAAGATCAAGGTAGCAAGGCGCGACGCCGACGACAGCAGCGCAGGAGactcctcgccggagaccgccgCCGGCGTCGAGAGCGTCGGCTATGGCGGTGGCTTCTCCATGCTCGACCCCGtccgcgccctcgccgcccggtTCGCGCCCAGGGTGCAGGCCACCTCGGTGCGTGCCTGCGTGCGCTTGTCAGGCAATAGGAGGTGATCTGGCTACGTGCGTGCACGGTACTGATGTCTTCGCATTTTGGCGTGCAGGAGGACGAGGAGAGCGGGGATTCCGGCGAGTTCGTGCGATCCACGGACAAGCATGTAAGCTGATGCATGCATGCAGTTACACGCTGACTAGAAATTTTTCTATCTACTAACCAATCACAAACCTGCAATTACATGCAGTGCAGGCTGCCTCCTCACTTATTGACCAATCAAATTAACCCTCTTTGTAAAACCTTGTAACTTGTTTGTGCGTGTAGCATTACTCATTACTCATGTACTGACGTGTTTGATGCGTGCAGGAGCGGGAGTTTCTGGAGAAGGCGGACGAGGAGCTGGAGAAGGTGAACACCTTCTACGCGGCGCAGGAGGCGGAGCTGCTGGGCCGCGGCGAGGCGCTCATCGACCAGCTCCGCATCCTCGCCGACGTCAAGCGCATCCTGGACGATCACGCTGCCACCCGCCACGCCCGGGGCTCCCTCCTGGGCCGCAGCCGCTCCATGCGGGCGGTGgcgccgccctcgccggcgcTCAGCAACTCTGGCCGCTACCTCCTCTCGGGCCTCGCCACGCCGCAGTCCATGTCAGGTAGGTCTCCATACTCCATAGCGGTGCGCGCGCAGGCACATCCGTTTGTGTCGACGACTCGACGTACGACACCCAACCAACCCACGTCACGTCCCAGCACATGAACCCCACTATCATCCTTTATGCGCGTGTGCATGGCAATATGGCATTGCCACGTGACCACCAGATCAATCGGAGGCTCTGAGACTGACACGCATGGCACGGTGCAGATGGGAGCGTGGAGCTTCAGCAGGCACAGATGACGGAGGGCGCAGCGGTGGCCGACGAGGTGATGGCGGCGCTAGAGCGCAACGGCGTCAGCTTCGTGGGGCTGCCCGGGAAGAAGGAGGGCAGCGGCAGGGGCGGGAGGCTGCAGCTGCCGTCGACGGTGCGCATCGACATCCCGGCGAGCAACCCGGGGCGGGCGGCGCTCAAGGTGTGGGAGGAGCTGGTGAACGTGCTGCGCAAGGACGGGGCCGCCGCCTTCGTCCACCGGAAGAAGGTGCAGCACGCCGAGAAGAACATCCGCGACGCCTTCATGGCTCTCTACCGCGGCCTCGAGCTGCTCAAGAAGTTCAGGTGCACACTCCGGCCGCCATCGCCTTTGCTTTCGCCGTGAGAATTGTGACATCCTTGGGGTGGTGGGGCTGACGGATTTGTTGTGTTTCCGTtgcatggatggatggatgggtgCAGTTCTCTGAATGTAAAGGCGTTCACCAAAATTCTTAAGAAATTCGTCAAGGTACGTACGTCATAATTAACATACTGCTGTCCACTAGCTAGCAGCATATATAAATGCAAAATGGATGGACAGGAACAGTGTAGAGTCTTTTAAACAACATAATTAAGGACGTTGTGGTATTTAATTATTGAAACTTCTTTTAGGGTCGTCCTAGTGATTTACTGAATTGACATACTACTGCAATTTGCATTAGCCTAGCTCTGAAAAAAAATGCTAGCAATAGAATTGACATGCATAGCTGAACTGATGCTAGCAATAGTGATTTACTGAATATGTATACTTTGGAAAATAACAGCCTAGACTCCTAAACAATAGACAGAATAAAGAGAAAGAGTGTACTTAATCAACACTTCTTTTATGGTAGTACTCCATCCGTTTCTTTTTActccgcatataagatttgatCAAAGTCAGACtacacaaagtttgaccaaatttatataaaaaaatatgaacatcTATAATACTAAAACTATATAGTATGAAAATACGTTTCATGGTGCATATGataatattgatttcatattgtgaatgtttatattttttaatataaagttagtcaaactctacaaagcttgactttgagcaaaccttatatgcggactaaaaagaaacggagggatgTAGTAGTATCAACTCTTAATCTGGAAAAAGAATACTATCAACTATAATCAAATAGCAGAACTAATGATCTGTGTGGTTCTACTGAATGGGCAGCTGCAGATATAGACTACAGTAATTTGCACCAATAGTACTGCAGTAGTAGCGACAGAGACTAGCGCAGCTCTGAGAAAAAAAACTTGTAACAAAACTGATGTGTAGTTTGCAGTCGGCAACTGACTCAAAATGCTCTCTCAGGTGTCGGAGCAGCAGCGGGCGACGGACCTTTTCTCGCAGAAGTCGAAGAGATCGTCGTTCAGCACCTCCAACAAGGTATCATCATCTTACAAGATTCTTACAAGAGTTTCAGACCTATAAGACACACGAACAGAATGAACATGTGTTTACATGCCATGAAACTCTGAGCAGGTGCTTCAGCTGTCGGACGAGGTGGAGTCACTCTTCCTGAAGAACTTCGCGGGCAACGACAGGATGGTGGCCATGAAGTACCTCAACCCACAGCGGCCCAAGAACACCCACATGATCACCTTCCTTGTAGGTAGGCACGCAAGTAGAATTCAGACATCACAATTCTACCATGTGTTTTCAAAATTCAGAATTCTAACTTTGCGGGTCTTTTTCAGGGTTGTTTACGGGCACATTTGTGAGTTTGTTCATCATATACGCCATCTTGGCCCATGTTTCCGGCATTTTCGCCTCCGCCGGAAACACGGCCTACATGGAAATAGTTTACCATGTCTTCAGGTAACATCTCAGACCAAGGTTCTTACCATACATACGAGCTCTGTTCTTAGCAtgagttcatcattttactttaCTTTTATACCACGACTAAAGACTTTCAAATTGTAAGGTTCTGAACATAGGATGCATGAGTTCATTAGTTCCTTTGCTCCTATGCAGTATGTTTGCGCTCATCAGCCTGCACTGCTTCCTCTACGGGTGCAACCTGTTCATGTGGAAGAGCACCAGGATCAACCAGAACTTCATATTCGACTTCGCCCCCAACACCGCTCTCACGCACCGGGACGCCTTCCTCATGTCCGCCTCCATCATGTGCACCGTGGTCACCGCGCTGGTCATCAACCTCTTCCTCAGGAACGCTGGTGCGTCCTACGCCAATGCCGTGCCCGGGGGCCTCATAGTGGTAAGAAACACAAACCATATATGTGGAACAATTTATGATAACTCTGCTTGATGTCGGTTCTCAAAATACTGAATCTACTGTTTCAGTTGTCAGCTGGGCTTCTATTCTGTCCGTTCAACGTGTTCTATCGGTCGACGCGTTACTGCTTCATGCGCATTATGCGCAACATCATATTCTCGCCATTCTACAAGGTAATAAGGAGGCCTCTACAGTTACTGATTCACAAACTGTTACGTTCTGAATCTGTATATCTGATGCTAAACCTGCCTTGTGATCCAGGTTCTGATGGCCGATTTTTTCATGGCTGATCAGTTAACTAGCCAGGTAATGATCATAATCACATGATTATACTGCAGCCTAGGGGCCTTAAAATGCAAGATCTTCAAGTTTAACTTTTATATGTTCCAGATCCCATTGTTAAGGCACATGGAGTTTGCAGCGTGTTACTTCATGGCAGGAAGCTTTAGGGCTAACCCATATGAGACTTGTACTAACAGCCAGCAATACAAACACCTGGCCTATGCCATCTCTTTTCTCCCCTACTACTGGAGAGCTATGCAGGTATAAATAATCGATACACGAACAATCGTAAGATTACAAGTTGTCAGAATCAGTTTCAAACTAAACTTTGTGGACATCTTTTACAGTGTTTAAGAAGGTACTTTGAGGAACATGACATAAATCAGCTCGCCAATGCCGGGAAGTACGTGTCGGCGATGGTCGCGGCTGCCGTCAGGTTCAAGTACAGTGCAACGCCGACGCCATTCTGGGTGTGGCTGGTCCTCATCTCATCCTCAGGCGCCACCGTTTACCAGCTCTACTGGGACTTTGTCAAGGATTGGGGCTTTTTCACTCCCAAATCTAAGAACCTATGGCTCCGGGATGGTCTCATCCTGAAGAACAAGTTCACCTACTACATTTCTATGGTATTTTACTTTGTTCAACTGATTTATAGTGCAGCATTAACACGGAAAAGACAGGCTTCAGGAGCACTAATCCTTTCGCAAATGCAGATGCTAAATCTAGTGCTTCGGCTGGCATGGACTGAAAGTGTGATGAAGATCCGTGTTAGTAAGAACGAGACTCGCCTACTAGATTTCTCCCTTGCCTCCTTGGAAATAATCCGACGAGGACATTGGAATTTCTACAGGTATTTAAGATTGGTATAAAGCTGGAATCATTATTTTTGGTTTAACGTTTTGGTTATAACTCGGGTTGACTGGATTGCAGGCTGGAGAACGAACACTTGAACAATGTTGGCAAGTTCAGAGCAGTGAAGACTGTCCCATTGCCATTTCGTGAACTCGAAACGGATTGATGATTAAGAGGGAGAGAAGAGTGTAACAGTGCTGATACCAACGATTGCGATCGCCCCCATTTGGTACATCCTCCTGTTGACATCAGATTTTGGCACGGCCAAGAACTTAATTAAGATGGCCTTAAATGGAGAAGTGCTCAAAGTGAGAAAGTTCCATATCGTCAAAAGGAAAAACTTCGATATTTGGGCCATAGTCATCCGGTCTCATCTCTAAGGCCGTAGTTGTGTTCGAAGTACTCAAATTTTGTACTCAGAACACTATTCGGCTGATTACGCCCCCAAGATGGCCTCATATGGGAAAAGTTTCTACACGGATTGTCTTAGTCTCGTCGAAACGATAGATTTTGATATAAAGAACGTCTAAATCgaagttcgtatgcaaaagttagagccaAAACTATGTGCTGCATAAGTCTGCCCCGGAAGTTCCGGGCAAAACTTCCGGGGAGGTTCCGGGctaaacagaaactttgcgcgcggtgcgcCCCGAAAACTGTAATTTTAACATTATTTGCAGATTTGCGGGGCCGATTTCAACATCAAGATGACCTCGGATGAAAAAATGATCAACTAAGGCATTTTTCTCCATTGCAAGATCTACAACTTTGCTTTTGGGACCATCGCGATCCGAAGCCATATGCGACCTGCATGAGCTGTGCAAGAGGGCTACTTGATGTACTTTTAGCCCGGAAGTTCCGGGCTGACCGGAAGTTCCGGCACTCGTGGTCCGAGTTAGGTTATTTTTTTATGTTTTGGACAGGATTTGAGTCATTTTCTTGTACGGAAAGTTCAGCCGCCTCATATATATGTAAGAGGTGACGGACGATTGAATAACAACACACAATCTAACAATCAATTTACTTTTTACCCTAGTTTTACAGCTCTCCCTTGTTCTTTCTCTctcgttcttcgttcgttcttcGTTGAAGGGCAGCGATCCTCGAGGCTCTAGGGGCGGGCGaaccgacctagggcagcccatagccgccgcgcgtcaagacggggtccctcccgggcacGTGGGGTTTCGGATGCTCAAAAGCGCCcgccggattgcttgcgtaccgcgcttccggacgggtctccttcgacgtgagctgcggtgcatcaccctcggcgttggaggtacacggtgacgtgttcatgtgcgaacacactttttggcgactccgctggggacgaAAGATCAAGAATCATCATCAACCATGTCTAATCTCCCCGAGCCCTCAGAAGTTGACGCCGATAACATCATTAAGCCCGGTCTTGATGAACTATCGGATGAACATCGCCAAGCCTATGAAGCGTGCAAGAAGCAGCGTGAAGAGGCTTTTGAGGCGCTCAAGAAGAAGCGCGAGGAGGAGGTTTGGAAGCGTTTCTTTCAAGTTTCAAGAAGGACCGTCAAGGCAACATCACTCCGGTTGGAAACGTCAATCTTCCTCCCCTCATCGACGAACAAGATGTAATCACTGTGAGTAAAGTTTTTTCTCCAGAGCAAGTGGCTGTGATTGAAAGTCTTGTTAGTAAGGGTAATGTGATGGCATACAATTCTTTTGTGGCTAGTGCTAATGCTCAGAAAAATATGCCTCCATCATCTAGTGGTACTGTTGGTATATCTGAAAACCCTACTCCAATTTTACCTATTTCATCGGCACCACCTATGCACCCACAATATAATATGCCGTTGAattttttgttggggaacgtagtaataattcaaaattttcctacgtgtcac
The sequence above is a segment of the Aegilops tauschii subsp. strangulata cultivar AL8/78 chromosome 6, Aet v6.0, whole genome shotgun sequence genome. Coding sequences within it:
- the LOC109771000 gene encoding phosphate transporter PHO1-2 isoform X1; this encodes MVKFSREYDASIIPEWKPAFVDYKGLKKLIKKIKVARRDADDSSAGDSSPETAAGVESVGYGGGFSMLDPVRALAARFAPRVQATSEDEESGDSGEFVRSTDKHEREFLEKADEELEKVNTFYAAQEAELLGRGEALIDQLRILADVKRILDDHAATRHARGSLLGRSRSMRAVAPPSPALSNSGRYLLSGLATPQSMSDGSVELQQAQMTEGAAVADEVMAALERNGVSFVGLPGKKEGSGRGGRLQLPSTVRIDIPASNPGRAALKVWEELVNVLRKDGAAAFVHRKKVQHAEKNIRDAFMALYRGLELLKKFSSLNVKAFTKILKKFVKVSEQQRATDLFSQKSKRSSFSTSNKVLQLSDEVESLFLKNFAGNDRMVAMKYLNPQRPKNTHMITFLVGLFTGTFVSLFIIYAILAHVSGIFASAGNTAYMEIVYHVFSMFALISLHCFLYGCNLFMWKSTRINQNFIFDFAPNTALTHRDAFLMSASIMCTVVTALVINLFLRNAGASYANAVPGGLIVLSAGLLFCPFNVFYRSTRYCFMRIMRNIIFSPFYKVLMADFFMADQLTSQIPLLRHMEFAACYFMAGSFRANPYETCTNSQQYKHLAYAISFLPYYWRAMQCLRRYFEEHDINQLANAGKYVSAMVAAAVRFKYSATPTPFWVWLVLISSSGATVYQLYWDFVKDWGFFTPKSKNLWLRDGLILKNKFTYYISMVFYFVQLIYSAALTRKRQASGALILSQMQMLNLVLRLAWTESVMKIRVSKNETRLLDFSLASLEIIRRGHWNFYRLENEHLNNVGKFRAVKTVPLPFRELETD
- the LOC109771000 gene encoding phosphate transporter PHO1-2 isoform X2, which translates into the protein MVKFSREYDASIIPEWKPAFVDYKGLKKLIKKIKVARRDADDSSAGDSSPETAAGVESVGYGGGFSMLDPVRALAARFAPRVQATSEDEESGDSGEFVRSTDKHEREFLEKADEELEKVNTFYAAQEAELLGRGEALIDQLRILADVKRILDDHAATRHARGSLLGRSRSMRAVAPPSPALSNSGRYLLSGLATPQSMSDGSVELQQAQMTEGAAVADEVMAALERNGVSFVGLPGKKEGSGRGGRLQLPSTVRIDIPASNPGRAALKVWEELVNVLRKDGAAAFVHRKKVQHAEKNIRDAFMALYRGLELLKKFSSLNVKAFTKILKKFVKVSEQQRATDLFSQKSKRSSFSTSNKVLQLSDEVESLFLKNFAGNDRMVAMKYLNPQRPKNTHMITFLVGLFTGTFVSLFIIYAILAHVSGIFASAGNTAYMEIVYHVFSMFALISLHCFLYGCNLFMWKSTRINQNFIFDFAPNTALTHRDAFLMSASIMCTVVTALVINLFLRNAGASYANAVPGGLIVLSAGLLFCPFNVFYRSTRYCFMRIMRNIIFSPFYKVLMADFFMADQLTSQIPLLRHMEFAACYFMAGSFRANPYETCTNSQQYKHLAYAISFLPYYWRAMQCLRRYFEEHDINQLANAGKYVSAMVAAAVRFKYSATPTPFWVWLVLISSSGATVYQLYWDFVKDWGFFTPKSKNLWLRDGLILKNKFTYYISMMLNLVLRLAWTESVMKIRVSKNETRLLDFSLASLEIIRRGHWNFYRLENEHLNNVGKFRAVKTVPLPFRELETD